In Alkalimarinus alittae, the DNA window TTAGAGAGACCGTTCAATGGTCTTGATCAAGTCTATCGTCTTCACAAATGGACGGGGATTTTTGCGGTCATTTTTGCCGCACTCCATTGGTTGATTGAGATGGGAGACGACGTCATTAAAGCCATTTTTGGCCGTGGAGGGCGTTTACACCATCAGGACTTTTCGGGTTTTGTCGATATGATGAGGGATGCTGCAGAAGCTGTTGGTGAATGGGGCATTTACCTGGTTTTTGCCATGCTGGTGCTGACCCTGTGGAAACGCTTTCCCTATAATATCTGGCGCTATTTGCACCGTGCGCTGCCTATACTGTATCTGTTATTAGTCTTTCATTCTGCTTGGTTAGCACCCCTAGACTGGTGGCAACAGCCGCTTGGCTTACTGATGGCACTACTGCTAACAGGCGGCAGCATCGCCAGTATTCAATCCCTTAGCGGTAAAGTAGGACGCTCACGGCAGGTTCAGGGCACCATCCAGTCAATATCAACCTTGGCAATGGGTATCACTGAAGTAACGTGTCAGCTTGATACAAAATGGAAAGGGCACCGCGCTGGGCAATTTGCTTTAGTTACTTTTGACCGCATTGAAGGCGCTCACCCGTTTACTATTGCAAGCGCTGACCAAGGAAACAGACAAGTCACTTTTCAGATTAAAGCACTGGGTGACTATACGAATCATTTAGGTGATAAACTTAAAACAGGCCAACCCGTCACCATTGAAGGGCCTTATGGTAAGTTCAACTTTAAACGTCATAAACCCAAGGCGAAGCAAATTTGGATTGCTGGAGGCATTGGTGTAACTCCTTTTTTAGCTTGGCTTGAATCGCTGCAAGACCAACCAGAACTAACACCCGTAGCGCAGCTGCATTACTGTACAAGCAACAGCACAACAGACCCCTTCGTTAAGCGCTTGCAGGAGGCTTGTAGTGGCTTAGCAGACATTACACTACACGTGCATGACAGTAACCAAGGTGAAA includes these proteins:
- a CDS encoding ferredoxin reductase family protein, which encodes MKPEKTTIALALIIIGIIIVWGTSYVMSNTANASLPWEIYDNSLYLSGLLSISLMSVTMILATRPALLERPFNGLDQVYRLHKWTGIFAVIFAALHWLIEMGDDVIKAIFGRGGRLHHQDFSGFVDMMRDAAEAVGEWGIYLVFAMLVLTLWKRFPYNIWRYLHRALPILYLLLVFHSAWLAPLDWWQQPLGLLMALLLTGGSIASIQSLSGKVGRSRQVQGTIQSISTLAMGITEVTCQLDTKWKGHRAGQFALVTFDRIEGAHPFTIASADQGNRQVTFQIKALGDYTNHLGDKLKTGQPVTIEGPYGKFNFKRHKPKAKQIWIAGGIGVTPFLAWLESLQDQPELTPVAQLHYCTSNSTTDPFVKRLQEACSGLADITLHVHDSNQGEKLTSDQLLTQHKQTDTMEVWFCGPSGWAKVLEKELRQRLKGSLFFRKEAFELR